In Candidatus Promineifilum breve, one genomic interval encodes:
- the argJ gene encoding bifunctional glutamate N-acetyltransferase/amino-acid acetyltransferase ArgJ, with protein sequence MDASHYRVLDGGGVTSPRGFVAAAVAAGIKQSGRPDLVLVAAEGDCAAAGVFTRNQVAAAPVLLDRETLAANSAAIRGVVINAGNANACTGAPGLADARRMQALMAEAVGGRPDQYLVMSTGVIGVPLPMACVGNGIRAAAPLLAATNGAAAAEGIMTTDTRPKSLALTVDLPGGRVTLGGMAKGAGMIHPDMATLLGVLTTDAQVAPDDLAALLQEAVAGSFNAISIDGDTSTNDTILLLANGASGVVVADGPGRALFAAALGELCRALAMMVVRDGEGATRVVTVRVTGAATPADARRVADTIATSPLVKTAFAGGDPNWGRIMMATGRSGVALDQHKLALAVSGPDEPPLQLVRDGTPTDYHESEAAAVFAHPEFVVHVDLGLGAGEATLWTTDLTHDYVTINADYRT encoded by the coding sequence ATGGATGCAAGCCATTATCGTGTGCTAGACGGCGGCGGCGTCACCAGCCCGCGCGGGTTTGTCGCCGCGGCTGTGGCCGCCGGGATCAAGCAATCGGGGCGGCCTGACCTGGTGCTGGTGGCCGCGGAGGGCGACTGCGCCGCGGCCGGCGTCTTCACCCGCAACCAGGTCGCCGCCGCGCCGGTGCTGCTCGACCGGGAGACGCTGGCCGCCAATAGCGCCGCCATTCGCGGCGTGGTCATCAACGCCGGCAACGCCAATGCCTGCACCGGCGCGCCGGGTCTGGCCGATGCCCGCCGGATGCAGGCTCTCATGGCCGAGGCCGTCGGCGGCCGGCCGGATCAATACCTCGTTATGTCAACAGGCGTTATCGGCGTGCCCCTGCCGATGGCTTGCGTGGGCAACGGCATCCGCGCCGCCGCGCCGCTGCTGGCGGCAACCAATGGGGCCGCGGCGGCCGAGGGCATTATGACCACCGACACCCGGCCCAAGTCGCTGGCTCTGACCGTGGATTTGCCCGGCGGTCGGGTCACATTGGGCGGTATGGCCAAGGGCGCGGGCATGATCCACCCCGACATGGCGACGCTGTTGGGCGTGCTGACCACCGATGCCCAGGTAGCGCCGGACGATCTGGCCGCATTATTGCAAGAGGCGGTCGCCGGCAGTTTCAATGCCATCTCCATCGACGGCGACACCAGCACCAACGATACCATCCTGCTGCTGGCTAACGGCGCAAGCGGCGTGGTCGTGGCCGATGGGCCGGGTCGGGCGCTCTTTGCCGCCGCGCTGGGCGAGTTGTGCCGGGCGCTGGCGATGATGGTCGTGCGCGACGGCGAAGGCGCGACGCGGGTCGTCACCGTGCGCGTCACCGGCGCGGCCACGCCGGCCGACGCCCGCCGCGTGGCCGACACCATCGCCACCTCGCCGCTGGTCAAGACGGCCTTTGCCGGCGGCGACCCCAACTGGGGCCGGATTATGATGGCGACCGGCCGCAGCGGCGTGGCCCTCGATCAGCACAAGTTGGCGCTAGCGGTCAGCGGCCCCGACGAGCCGCCGCTGCAACTCGTCCGCGACGGCACGCCCACTGATTACCACGAGAGCGAGGCGGCGGCCGTCTTCGCCCACCCGGAGTTCGTCGTCCACGTCGATCTGGGCCTGGGCGCGGGCGAGGCCACGCTGTGGACGACCGATTTGACCCACGACTACGTGACGATCAACGCCGATTATCGGACGTGA
- a CDS encoding phytoene desaturase family protein, which produces MTEHYDIIVIGGGHNGLVAAATLAQAGKRVLVVERRDTLGGAAATEEIFPGYRVDTGATDAALFQDEIIRKLDLTRHGLAFRENPALLFAPQPDGRALTIWRDEARTVADIARFSERDAARWPAFRRQVERMTGLLRGMLLLAPPDLAGLRGGDVMGWAPLALRLRRLGGDDMMELFRLLPMAAQAYLDEWFESDALKGALGGSAVVGATLGPRSAGTNLTFFYQNLGGLLNHRFVVGGIGQLSAALAGAARAAGATIRTGAGVAQILIGDGLDAAAVGVRLDSGEEIRATTVLSNADPRHTLFDLVGPQQLEPEVMRHVRNIMFRGSTARLNLVLSGLPGFAGLADNAQLGGRIRLAPSLDAIERAYDAAKYGRFSEKPYLEMYLPTLHEPAAGGHILTVNAQFAPYKLREGDWTTQGQVFADTVLDTLATVAPGIREQIVHCQIVTPLDLERVYGLAEGSIHHGQMGLEQMLVMRPIPGWSRYETPVRNLYLCGAGAHPGGGVTGAPGYNAARAVLSRVRPTF; this is translated from the coding sequence ATGACCGAACACTACGACATCATCGTCATCGGCGGCGGGCATAACGGGTTGGTGGCGGCGGCGACGCTGGCCCAGGCGGGCAAGCGCGTGCTGGTCGTCGAGCGGCGCGACACGCTGGGCGGCGCGGCGGCGACCGAGGAGATATTTCCCGGCTATCGCGTCGATACCGGCGCGACCGACGCCGCGCTCTTCCAGGACGAGATCATCCGCAAGCTCGATCTGACGCGCCACGGGCTGGCCTTCCGCGAGAACCCGGCGCTGCTCTTCGCCCCGCAGCCCGACGGCCGCGCCCTGACCATCTGGCGCGACGAGGCCCGCACCGTGGCCGACATCGCCCGCTTCAGCGAGCGCGACGCCGCCCGCTGGCCCGCCTTCCGCCGCCAGGTGGAGCGCATGACCGGCCTGCTACGCGGCATGCTGCTGCTGGCCCCGCCCGATCTGGCCGGGCTGCGCGGCGGCGACGTGATGGGCTGGGCGCCGCTGGCCCTGCGCTTGCGGCGGCTGGGCGGCGACGACATGATGGAACTGTTCCGCCTGCTACCCATGGCCGCCCAAGCCTATCTCGATGAATGGTTCGAGAGCGACGCGCTGAAGGGCGCGTTGGGCGGCTCGGCCGTCGTGGGGGCCACGCTGGGGCCGCGCAGCGCGGGCACGAATCTGACCTTTTTCTACCAGAACCTCGGCGGGCTGCTGAATCACCGCTTCGTGGTCGGGGGCATCGGCCAACTGTCGGCGGCGCTGGCCGGCGCGGCGCGGGCCGCCGGGGCGACCATCCGCACCGGCGCGGGCGTGGCCCAGATTCTCATTGGCGACGGTCTGGACGCGGCGGCCGTCGGCGTGCGGCTGGACTCGGGCGAGGAGATTCGGGCCACGACTGTGCTGTCCAACGCCGACCCGCGCCACACGCTGTTCGACCTCGTCGGGCCGCAGCAATTGGAGCCGGAAGTGATGCGCCACGTGCGCAACATCATGTTCCGCGGCAGCACGGCGCGGCTCAATCTGGTGCTCAGCGGGTTGCCGGGGTTTGCCGGGCTGGCCGACAATGCCCAACTCGGCGGCCGCATCCGGTTGGCCCCCAGCCTCGATGCCATCGAGCGCGCCTACGACGCCGCCAAGTACGGCCGCTTCTCCGAGAAGCCGTACCTGGAGATGTATCTGCCGACGCTCCACGAACCGGCGGCGGGCGGCCATATCCTGACCGTCAACGCTCAATTCGCGCCTTATAAGCTGCGCGAAGGGGATTGGACGACGCAGGGCCAGGTCTTCGCCGATACGGTGCTGGATACGCTGGCGACAGTGGCCCCCGGCATCCGCGAGCAAATCGTGCATTGCCAGATCGTTACGCCGCTCGACCTGGAGCGCGTCTACGGGCTGGCCGAGGGCAGCATCCACCACGGCCAGATGGGGCTGGAGCAGATGCTGGTGATGCGGCCGATTCCCGGCTGGAGCCGCTATGAGACGCCGGTGCGCAACTTGTATCTGTGCGGCGCGGGGGCGCATCCCGGCGGCGGCGTCACCGGCGCGCCGGGCTATAATGCCGCGCGGGCCGTCCTGTCCCGGGTGCGACCCACTTTCTGA
- a CDS encoding DUF2207 domain-containing protein, whose amino-acid sequence MLRKLLIALLPIALLFSIAAQDDKSYSADRFDVDVAAQYDRSLLVEETVTFRFVGGPFSFVFRELPTDHTDGITDIVAGMDGTAWPQGTGPGQVEITGRDPIVITWHLSPTSDAVQTFTLSYRALGVVEGGEAADVLDWQALPDEYDYDIASNRTTVTFPAEAQLLGQPEVLAGKSEITVEGNRAVFTQGNLSAGDPLVVRLNFASGSFSETLPTRQIQTAAQNSRAWLWIVAAVATLVGGILLSFAATRPYRRPAVARAEQLLHKPPNELPPALAASLTGDATASVGWPHALGTLFDLAGRGLVTIEETVEKKWYNNAEFNLTYHPQAANLRPHEQELLDLLFTDKSGAPQTTVTSTEMGKLVTSSRWKRYTDRVKEELRQGGFVDKATEDGRNRVMIWGVAVMLFAFPLFIAAFLLSSFFGYWSLLLVAAVFTVGLILTLAGVSISTLSAGGAQQAAAWEPFKRFLREVSRGKAELPDAAYYDAYLPYATAFGYAGDWMKRYADSGNDRVPAYFRALSPDDGSMAAFVAVMVATSSSGGAASASGAGAAGAGAAGGGASGAG is encoded by the coding sequence ATGTTACGCAAACTCTTGATCGCTCTCCTGCCCATCGCCCTACTGTTCTCCATCGCCGCCCAGGATGACAAAAGCTATAGCGCCGACCGCTTCGACGTGGACGTGGCGGCGCAGTATGACCGCTCGCTGTTGGTCGAGGAGACGGTGACGTTCCGCTTCGTGGGCGGGCCGTTCAGCTTCGTCTTCCGCGAACTGCCGACCGACCACACCGACGGCATCACCGACATCGTGGCCGGGATGGATGGCACAGCCTGGCCGCAGGGCACGGGGCCGGGGCAGGTGGAAATCACCGGCCGCGATCCCATCGTCATCACCTGGCATCTATCGCCCACCTCGGACGCGGTGCAGACGTTCACCCTGTCCTATCGCGCGCTAGGCGTCGTGGAAGGGGGCGAGGCGGCCGACGTGCTCGACTGGCAAGCCCTGCCCGACGAGTACGACTACGACATTGCCAGCAACCGGACGACTGTCACATTCCCCGCCGAAGCCCAACTGCTCGGCCAGCCGGAAGTGCTGGCGGGCAAATCGGAAATAACCGTCGAAGGCAACCGGGCCGTCTTCACCCAGGGCAACCTGTCGGCCGGCGACCCGCTGGTCGTGCGGCTCAATTTCGCCTCCGGCTCCTTCAGCGAGACGTTGCCAACCCGGCAAATACAGACCGCCGCGCAGAACAGCCGGGCGTGGTTATGGATTGTGGCCGCCGTGGCGACGCTGGTGGGTGGAATCCTCCTATCCTTTGCCGCCACCCGCCCCTATCGTCGGCCGGCCGTGGCCCGCGCCGAGCAGCTGCTCCACAAACCGCCGAACGAGTTGCCGCCGGCGCTGGCCGCCAGTCTGACCGGCGACGCGACGGCTTCGGTCGGCTGGCCCCACGCCCTGGGGACGCTGTTCGATCTGGCCGGCCGCGGCTTAGTCACCATCGAGGAAACGGTCGAGAAGAAGTGGTATAACAACGCCGAGTTTAACCTTACCTACCACCCGCAGGCCGCCAATCTGCGCCCGCACGAACAGGAGTTGCTCGATCTGCTCTTCACCGACAAATCGGGCGCGCCGCAGACCACCGTCACCTCGACGGAAATGGGCAAGCTCGTCACGTCCTCGCGCTGGAAGCGATACACCGATCGCGTGAAAGAAGAGTTGCGGCAAGGCGGCTTTGTGGATAAGGCGACCGAGGACGGTCGCAACCGGGTGATGATCTGGGGCGTGGCCGTGATGCTCTTCGCCTTCCCCCTGTTCATCGCCGCCTTCCTCCTCAGCTCTTTCTTCGGCTATTGGTCGTTGCTGCTGGTCGCCGCCGTCTTCACCGTCGGGCTAATCCTGACCCTGGCCGGCGTGTCCATCTCGACCCTGTCGGCCGGTGGGGCGCAGCAAGCCGCGGCCTGGGAGCCGTTCAAGCGTTTCCTGCGCGAGGTTTCGCGCGGCAAGGCCGAATTGCCCGACGCGGCTTACTACGACGCCTATCTGCCCTATGCCACCGCCTTCGGCTATGCCGGCGACTGGATGAAGCGCTACGCCGATTCCGGTAATGACCGCGTGCCGGCCTACTTCCGCGCTTTATCACCCGACGACGGCAGTATGGCCGCCTTCGTGGCCGTCATGGTCGCTACGTCGAGTTCCGGCGGCGCGGCATCGGCTTCGGGGGCCGGCGCGGCCGGGGCGGGCGCGGCCGGCGGCGGGGCCAGCGGCGCGGGTTGA
- a CDS encoding M28 family metallopeptidase, whose translation MSQPTTAGVAGHLAALTRWPDGRPVGSAANHAAEAYIAGVLSNAGYDVERQHFDCIDWRLEGVELRLADRLLPARANPFSPPCDVSAPGHAVGSLSELEAANLEGHVALLHGELTAEPLFPKNYPFFTVEEHRRVIELLEAKRPAVVITVSPLTGAPAPIIEDGDFTLPSVTVSGDVGEALLAAAGAPITVLVHSSARPGYGANVIGRRVAPSREKLIISAHFDTKPGTPGALDNAAGVACILALAERLAAAPPAINLEFVAFNGEDHYAAPGEVAYLAGCVGDLGRVALVVNVDGVGLRHQPVTVAFFNCPAEWVEATRAIMGARPGLAEAEPWPQGDHSLFAMQGIPCIALTSGGIFDIVDSVIHTAGDTPAGVDPVRIAAAADFLGELLSQIEPPQPISAGRTG comes from the coding sequence ATGAGCCAGCCAACCACTGCCGGCGTTGCCGGGCATCTGGCGGCGTTGACACGTTGGCCCGACGGGCGACCGGTCGGCTCGGCCGCCAATCACGCCGCCGAGGCGTACATTGCCGGCGTGCTGAGTAACGCCGGCTATGACGTCGAGCGCCAACACTTTGACTGTATTGATTGGCGTCTGGAAGGCGTGGAACTGCGACTGGCCGATAGACTCTTGCCCGCGCGGGCTAACCCCTTCTCGCCGCCATGTGACGTGAGCGCACCCGGCCATGCGGTCGGGAGTCTGTCCGAACTGGAAGCGGCTAATCTGGAAGGTCATGTCGCTCTGCTGCATGGCGAATTGACCGCCGAGCCGCTGTTCCCCAAGAACTATCCCTTCTTCACCGTCGAAGAACACCGGCGCGTGATCGAATTACTGGAAGCCAAACGCCCGGCGGTGGTCATCACCGTCAGCCCCCTGACCGGCGCGCCCGCGCCCATCATCGAAGATGGCGACTTCACGCTGCCATCCGTCACCGTGTCGGGCGACGTAGGCGAGGCGCTATTGGCGGCGGCCGGTGCGCCAATCACCGTCCTCGTGCATAGCAGCGCCCGACCCGGCTACGGGGCTAACGTGATCGGCCGCCGCGTCGCCCCATCACGCGAGAAGCTAATCATCAGCGCTCACTTCGACACTAAACCGGGCACGCCCGGCGCGCTGGATAACGCCGCCGGCGTGGCTTGCATCCTGGCTCTGGCCGAGCGCTTGGCCGCCGCGCCACCGGCCATCAATCTGGAATTCGTCGCTTTCAACGGCGAAGACCATTACGCCGCGCCGGGCGAGGTAGCCTATCTGGCCGGCTGCGTCGGCGATCTCGGCCGTGTCGCCCTGGTCGTTAACGTGGACGGCGTCGGGCTGCGCCACCAACCGGTCACCGTCGCCTTCTTCAATTGCCCGGCCGAATGGGTCGAGGCGACGCGCGCCATCATGGGCGCGCGCCCTGGGCTGGCCGAGGCCGAGCCGTGGCCGCAAGGCGACCATTCGCTATTCGCCATGCAAGGCATCCCCTGCATCGCGCTGACCTCCGGCGGCATCTTCGACATCGTCGATAGCGTCATCCATACCGCCGGCGACACGCCGGCCGGGGTCGATCCCGTGCGAATAGCTGCCGCAGCCGACTTCCTGGGGGAGCTACTGAGCCAAATAGAGCCACCACAGCCAATTTCAGCCGGGCGTACCGGCTGA
- a CDS encoding MFS transporter, which yields MAISIVSSRARPVPAEHRSNFNHLIFDIAWFGVLNGSAIAFVAVYATRLGASAFQLGLLNASPAIVNLMFALPAGRWLQDQRISRATFASSVLHRWFYLLWIFLPLLFAPPGQVWALVLLTVAMSIPGTALAIGFNGLFAAAVPPEWRAQIVGVRNAAYALTSIAVTLVCGWLLNAMPFPMGYQLVFLLGFLGAAMSSLHLWFVRPADEHRKPGNGRSLGDWAQPGVAGAWQSLRTTVGLRFLVRDKPLSSSRWFNPLKDLPYRKVLVLVFAMHLTLYLAVPLFPIYLVREIGLNDSVIGLGNSIFYVALFLASTQLDRVTRRFGHQRTMALGILVISLYPAILSQANGATLYLFASIMGGTGWALAGGAVGNYVLDKTPDHSRPAYLAWYNMSLQAGILLGALLAPALAGWWGITIGLLFAAACRLLTGIAIWRSDA from the coding sequence ATGGCTATTTCAATCGTATCTTCCCGTGCCCGGCCCGTCCCGGCCGAGCACCGCTCCAACTTCAATCACCTAATATTCGACATCGCCTGGTTCGGCGTGCTGAACGGCAGCGCCATCGCCTTTGTCGCCGTCTACGCCACCCGGCTGGGGGCCAGCGCCTTCCAGCTCGGCTTGCTCAACGCCAGCCCGGCCATCGTCAACCTGATGTTCGCCCTGCCGGCCGGGCGCTGGCTCCAGGATCAGCGCATCAGCCGGGCCACCTTCGCCTCGTCGGTGCTGCATCGCTGGTTCTATCTGCTGTGGATATTCCTGCCGTTGCTCTTCGCCCCGCCGGGACAGGTGTGGGCGCTGGTGTTGTTGACGGTGGCGATGAGCATTCCGGGCACGGCCCTGGCCATCGGCTTCAACGGCCTGTTTGCCGCCGCCGTGCCGCCGGAGTGGCGGGCGCAGATCGTGGGCGTGCGCAATGCGGCCTATGCCCTGACGTCGATTGCCGTCACGCTCGTCTGTGGCTGGCTGCTCAACGCCATGCCCTTTCCGATGGGCTACCAGCTTGTCTTTCTGCTGGGCTTTCTCGGCGCGGCCATGAGTTCGCTGCACCTGTGGTTTGTGCGGCCGGCCGACGAGCACCGCAAGCCCGGTAACGGCCGAAGCCTGGGCGACTGGGCGCAACCCGGTGTGGCCGGCGCCTGGCAAAGCCTGCGCACCACCGTCGGCCTGCGCTTCCTGGTGCGCGACAAGCCGCTCAGCAGCAGCCGTTGGTTCAATCCGCTCAAGGATTTGCCCTATCGCAAGGTGCTGGTACTGGTATTCGCCATGCACCTGACGCTCTATTTGGCCGTGCCCCTCTTCCCCATCTATCTGGTGCGCGAGATCGGCCTGAACGATTCGGTCATCGGTCTGGGCAACAGTATCTTCTACGTGGCCCTCTTTCTGGCTTCGACGCAACTGGATCGGGTAACGCGCCGCTTCGGCCACCAGCGCACGATGGCCCTGGGCATCCTGGTCATCAGCCTCTATCCGGCGATCCTGTCGCAGGCGAATGGGGCCACGCTCTATCTATTCGCGTCGATCATGGGGGGCACGGGCTGGGCGCTGGCCGGCGGCGCGGTGGGCAACTACGTGCTGGACAAAACGCCCGACCATAGCCGGCCGGCCTATCTGGCGTGGTATAACATGTCGCTGCAAGCGGGTATCCTGCTGGGGGCGCTGCTGGCGCCGGCCCTGGCCGGGTGGTGGGGGATCACAATTGGTCTGCTTTTCGCCGCCGCCTGCCGCCTGCTGACCGGCATCGCCATCTGGCGCAGCGACGCCTAG
- a CDS encoding ClbS/DfsB family four-helix bundle protein has product MDRTELLNQVRAGRAELAEAMARFDRHDLTTPLLPNGWSIKDVIAHLGAWERRMVTLYDILRAGEIPQEPIDGDTMDQFNARAHEESQLLPLGIVQINELEAYQALVRIAETAPDADLFDPHRFAWTEGDPFYRFILVNTSEHYADHVPDLLAQHRHG; this is encoded by the coding sequence ATGGATCGCACCGAATTACTCAATCAGGTTCGCGCGGGGCGGGCCGAACTGGCCGAGGCGATGGCCCGCTTCGACCGCCACGATCTGACCACGCCGCTGCTGCCCAACGGCTGGTCGATCAAGGACGTCATCGCCCACCTGGGAGCGTGGGAACGGCGTATGGTGACGCTCTATGACATCCTGCGCGCGGGCGAAATACCCCAGGAACCAATCGATGGCGACACGATGGATCAGTTCAACGCCCGCGCTCATGAGGAAAGCCAATTGCTGCCGTTGGGCATCGTCCAGATCAACGAACTGGAAGCCTACCAGGCCCTGGTGCGCATTGCCGAGACCGCCCCCGACGCCGATCTGTTCGACCCGCACCGCTTCGCCTGGACGGAGGGCGATCCGTTCTATCGCTTTATCCTGGTCAATACGAGCGAGCATTACGCCGATCACGTGCCCGATTTACTGGCCCAGCACCGACATGGCTAA
- a CDS encoding universal stress protein produces MRVLLATGGPGQSEIGIRQLMLMAEATSLQPTVLTVIKHSEEQQEGAEVLAHAAELLNPVFDNVQYKVRVGQPWEEIVRESETGQYDLLMMGQRQSRPLLTRIRGLVTQKVVARASLPVLIAKREARPLHRILVCDSGAQSPSLLKMFRLRLPKILSAATNVTVLHVMSQISAAPGIRGEDLESTAEELMRAKTPEGAILENDLAYLGGMDLRPRAKVRHGLVVDEIATEARSEEYDLVVIGAHRDEGLPRFLLDDLAHELVLDVERAILVVR; encoded by the coding sequence ATGCGTGTTTTGCTCGCCACCGGCGGCCCCGGGCAATCGGAAATCGGCATTCGCCAATTGATGCTCATGGCGGAGGCGACTTCGCTCCAGCCGACGGTGCTCACCGTCATCAAGCATAGTGAAGAACAACAGGAAGGGGCCGAAGTGTTGGCCCATGCCGCCGAGTTGCTGAACCCGGTATTCGACAACGTGCAATACAAGGTTCGCGTCGGCCAGCCGTGGGAAGAGATCGTGCGCGAGAGCGAAACCGGCCAGTACGATCTACTGATGATGGGCCAGCGTCAATCTCGGCCGCTGCTGACGCGCATTCGCGGGCTGGTGACGCAGAAAGTGGTGGCCCGCGCCTCGCTGCCGGTGCTCATCGCCAAGCGCGAAGCTCGACCGCTGCACCGCATCCTGGTGTGCGATAGCGGCGCGCAATCGCCGTCGCTGCTGAAAATGTTCCGCCTGCGGCTGCCGAAAATCCTCTCCGCCGCCACCAACGTCACCGTGCTCCACGTCATGTCGCAGATCAGCGCCGCGCCGGGCATCCGTGGCGAAGATTTGGAATCGACGGCCGAAGAGCTGATGCGCGCCAAGACGCCCGAGGGGGCCATCCTGGAGAACGACCTGGCCTATCTGGGCGGCATGGACCTGCGGCCGCGGGCCAAGGTACGTCACGGCCTGGTCGTCGATGAGATCGCCACCGAGGCGCGCTCCGAGGAGTACGATCTGGTCGTCATCGGCGCCCATCGCGACGAGGGGCTGCCCCGCTTTCTGCTGGACGACCTGGCCCACGAACTCGTCCTCGACGTGGAGCGGGCTATTCTGGTCGTGCGCTAA
- a CDS encoding argininosuccinate synthase, giving the protein MSKPKVEKVVLAYSGGLDTSVIVPWLRENYGCEVICFCANIGQGDHEFVGLEEKGLASGASKVIIEDLRHEFAKDFLFPMMQAGAVYERQYLLGTSVARPLIAKWQVAVAEAEGADAVAHGCTGKGNDQVRFELTYKALNPTLKVIAPWREWEIRSREDALAYARAHNVPVTQTEKSIYSRDANMWHLSHEGGVLEDPANEPEEAMFQLTVGPEQAPDEAEIVEITFEKGVPVAVNGVQLPPATLVEALNKLGSKHGIGRIDLVENRLVGMKSRGVYETPGGTILYAAHRELESLCLDRETLHFKEQMALRYAELTYFGMWYHTLRESLQAFVEETQKTVSGWVKLKLYKGNVIVAGRYSPNSLYREDFATFGQEDVYDQADAEGFITLFGLQMKVKAMMEVSDGGRTRYATIDYSKFKRD; this is encoded by the coding sequence ATGTCTAAACCTAAAGTGGAAAAAGTCGTGCTGGCCTATTCAGGGGGCCTCGATACCTCGGTCATCGTCCCCTGGCTGCGCGAGAATTACGGCTGCGAGGTCATTTGCTTCTGCGCCAACATCGGCCAGGGCGACCACGAATTTGTGGGCCTGGAAGAGAAAGGATTAGCCAGCGGGGCCAGCAAGGTCATCATCGAAGACCTGCGCCATGAGTTCGCCAAGGACTTCCTGTTTCCCATGATGCAGGCCGGGGCCGTCTATGAGCGGCAATATTTGCTGGGTACGTCAGTAGCCCGGCCGCTCATCGCCAAGTGGCAGGTGGCCGTGGCCGAAGCCGAAGGGGCCGACGCCGTGGCCCACGGCTGCACCGGCAAGGGCAACGATCAGGTGCGCTTTGAGCTGACCTACAAGGCACTCAACCCGACGCTGAAGGTCATCGCCCCGTGGCGCGAGTGGGAAATCCGCTCCCGCGAGGACGCCCTGGCCTACGCCCGTGCCCACAACGTGCCCGTGACCCAGACCGAGAAGTCGATCTACAGCCGCGACGCCAATATGTGGCATTTGTCCCACGAGGGCGGCGTGCTGGAAGACCCGGCCAATGAGCCGGAAGAGGCGATGTTCCAACTGACCGTTGGCCCGGAACAAGCGCCGGACGAGGCGGAGATCGTCGAGATCACCTTCGAGAAGGGTGTGCCCGTAGCCGTCAACGGTGTGCAACTGCCGCCGGCGACATTGGTGGAGGCGCTCAACAAGCTGGGCAGCAAGCACGGCATCGGCCGCATCGACCTGGTGGAGAACCGGCTGGTGGGCATGAAGTCGCGCGGCGTCTACGAGACCCCCGGCGGCACGATCCTCTACGCCGCCCATCGCGAACTGGAATCGCTCTGCCTCGACCGCGAGACACTGCACTTCAAGGAGCAGATGGCTCTGCGCTACGCCGAACTGACCTACTTCGGCATGTGGTACCACACCCTGCGCGAATCGTTGCAGGCTTTCGTGGAGGAGACGCAGAAGACGGTGTCGGGCTGGGTCAAGCTGAAGCTCTACAAGGGCAACGTCATCGTCGCCGGGCGCTATAGCCCCAACAGCCTCTACCGCGAGGACTTCGCCACCTTCGGCCAGGAAGACGTCTACGATCAGGCCGACGCCGAGGGCTTCATCACCCTGTTCGGCTTGCAGATGAAGGTCAAGGCGATGATGGAAGTCAGCGACGGCGGCCGCACGCGCTACGCGACGATTGACTATTCCAAATTCAAAAGGGATTAA